In the Mytilus trossulus isolate FHL-02 chromosome 1, PNRI_Mtr1.1.1.hap1, whole genome shotgun sequence genome, one interval contains:
- the LOC134712425 gene encoding uncharacterized protein LOC134712425, which produces MYRWTVLSFILLSASMFEASKVSEKVLKDNKGGEYDVIDVEIGNTDIAIIKKDGVILADEITSKDKEYSIIKYNGTCNVQFYEDPSDDKTCYEAFEDDESIPNETKAEIKEECGDLDIAYIKAVHCNTEHGIQKRACYYYYYIGRCCRRRWWNKYSCYICWYRTIRCY; this is translated from the exons ATGTATAGATGGACAGTTTTATCGTTCATTTTGTTGAGTGCCAGTATGTTTGAAGCATCCAAG GTATCAGAAAAAGTGTTGAAAGATAATAAAGGTGGAGAATATGACGTCATTGATGTTGAAATTGGGAACACGGATATTGCAATAATAAAGAAAGATGGTGTTATACTGGCAGACGAAATTACCAGTAAAGACAAA GAGTATTCAATTATCAAGTACAACGGAACCTGCAATGTTCAGTTTTATGAG GATCCTTCAGATGATAAAACATGCTATGAAGCTTTTGAAGATGACGAAAGCATTCCGAATGAGACCAAAGCAGAAATCAAAGAAGAATGTGGAGATCTAGATATTGCTTATATTAAGGCTGTTCATTGTAACACAG AACACGGTATCCAAAAGAGAGcatgttattattattactacaTTGGTCGATGTTGCAGAAGGAGATGGTGGAACAAATACAGCTGTTACATCTGCTGGTACAGAACCATTAGATGTTATTGA